One segment of Schistosoma mansoni, WGS project CABG00000000 data, chromosome 3 unplaced supercontig 0174, strain Puerto Rico, whole genome shotgun sequence DNA contains the following:
- a CDS encoding serine/threonine-protein kinase rio1 (rio kinase 1), putative — translation MKNERKLKDKSDKATTDHALDRRSCSILFKMMNQEIFSEVNGCISTGKEANIYHVKNKDNVDFAIKVYMTSIMPFKSRDKYVKGDFRMRHGYSKSTSWKLVCKWSEKEYRNLLRINQSGLISAPKPLRLKGVVLLMTFVGKDGIPAPKLKDVCFQESDCKDTPDWASLYFQVIHDIRTLFQKCRLVHADLSEYNLLYLDGKVWMIDVSQAVEHESPQALEYLRTDCHNINIFFRKQGVSTLTLRELFEWVVNPTLPAPDDASSKECLMSLLREASIRGLNETIEKEDEAFRYVHIPRNLSVSYPFVRDFLKIQRGQLSHSDIYYAAITGLKPDLTGTIIQPQIMKENNECESDNESITDKASESSSQSIRKDVTQTKNNARPRNESPESRRNRKKAIKQEQAEKRKHKIPKYVKRRKIKK, via the exons atgaaaaatGAGAGGAAGTTAAAAGATAAAAGCGACAAGGCAACGACTGATCATGCTCTCGACAGAAGATCGTGCTCCATACTATTCAAAATGATGAATCAGGAAATATTTAGTGAAGTCAATGGGTGTATTAGTACAG GGAAAGAAGCGAACATATATCATgtaaaaaataaagataatgtGGATTTCGCTATCAAAGTTTATATGACATCAATAATGCCATTTAAATCTCGCGATAAATACGTAAAGGGTGATTTTAGAATGCGTCATGGTTACTCAAAGTCAACATCTTGGAAGCTTGTATGTAAATGGAGTGAAAAAGAATATCGTAATTTACTCCGAATAAATCAATCGGGTTTAATAAGTGCCCCCAAACCTCTACGTTTGAAAGGCGTTGTCCTATTGATGACGTTTGTCGGAAAGGATGGTATTCCCGCCCCAAAGTTGAAGGATGTTTGTTTTCAAGAAAGCGATTGCAAAGATACCCCCGATTGGGCTTCTTTGTATTTTCAAGTTATTCATGATATACGAACATTGTTTCAAAAGTGCCGCTTAGTCCACGCCGATTTAAGCGAATATAACTTACTATATCTTGATGGAAAAGTCTGGATGATTGATGTTTCCCAG GCTGTGGAACATGAATCGCCTCAAGCTCTTGAATATTTAAGAACTGATTGTcacaatataaatatatttttccgcAAACAAGGTGTTTCAACCTTAACATTACGAGAACTTTTTGAATGGGTAGTGAATCCTACATTGCCTGCACCTGATGATGCATCATCTAAAGAGTGTTTAATGTCTTTACTTCGAGAAGCTTCAATTCGTGGATTAAATGAAACCATTGAAAAAGAAGATGAAGCCTTCCGATACGTACATATTCCTCGAAATTTATCAGTATCATATCCATTTGTGAGAGATTTTCTTAAAATACAACGTGGACAATTGTCACATTCTGATATTTACTACGCAGCTATAACTGGACTGAAACCAGACTTAACAGGCACTATAATACAACCTCAAATAATGAAAGAAAACAATGAATGTGAATCGGATAATGAATCAATTACAGACAAAGCTTCAGAAAGTTCTTCTCAGTCTATTAGAAAAGATGTAACTCAAACAAAGAATAATGCACGACCGCGAAATGAATCTCCAGAAAGTCGTAGGAATAGAAAAAAAGCAATCAAGCAAGAACAAGCTGAAAagcgaaaacataaaattccTAAATATGTTAAAAGAcgtaaaataaaaaagtaa